In the Micromonospora narathiwatensis genome, one interval contains:
- the mmsA gene encoding multiple monosaccharide ABC transporter ATP-binding protein, which yields MDDTILEMRNITKTFPGVKALHDVTLAVRRGEIHAICGENGAGKSTLMKVLSGVYPTGSYDGEIVLDGKPVHFRGIRDSEAVGIVIIHQELALVPYLSIAENVFLGNERRGTGGLIDWNRANAEAGALLASVGLHENPVTPVIQLGVGKQQLVEIAKALSKEVRLLILDEPTAALNDVDSAHLLDLLRRLREQGITCIMISHKLNEITAIADSTTVIRDGQTVETLDMSSGEVTQERIIRGMVGRDLESYYPDRVSTPGAEVLRIEGWTVRHPVQDRRVVDGASLNVRAGEVVGIAGLMGAGRTELAMSVFGRSYGRDITGRLFVHGTEVKAGTVAEAIENGIAYATEDRKRYGLNLIEDVCRNISAAALGKLARAGLVNGNEEIKVAERSRRDMNIKTPSVMTAAGKLSGGNQQKVVLSKWLFTDPDVLILDEPTRGIDVGAKFEIYTIINQLVADGKAVILISSELPELLGMCDRIYTLSAGRITGELPVGEATQENLMELMTKEKELAG from the coding sequence ATGGACGACACGATCCTCGAGATGCGTAACATCACGAAAACCTTTCCGGGGGTGAAGGCGCTCCACGATGTCACGCTCGCCGTCCGGCGAGGAGAGATCCACGCCATCTGCGGTGAGAACGGCGCCGGCAAGTCCACCCTCATGAAGGTGCTGTCCGGCGTCTACCCGACCGGCTCGTATGACGGTGAGATCGTCCTCGACGGCAAGCCGGTGCATTTTCGCGGCATCCGGGACAGCGAGGCTGTCGGCATCGTCATCATCCACCAGGAACTCGCCCTGGTGCCGTACCTGTCGATCGCCGAGAACGTCTTCCTCGGCAACGAGCGTCGCGGGACCGGCGGCCTCATCGACTGGAACCGGGCCAACGCCGAGGCCGGTGCGCTCCTGGCGTCCGTCGGGCTGCACGAGAACCCGGTCACCCCGGTCATCCAGCTCGGCGTCGGCAAGCAGCAGCTGGTGGAGATCGCCAAGGCGCTTTCCAAGGAGGTACGTCTGCTGATCCTGGACGAGCCGACCGCCGCGCTGAACGACGTCGACTCGGCGCACCTGCTCGACCTGCTGCGTCGGCTTCGCGAGCAGGGGATCACCTGCATCATGATCTCGCACAAGCTCAACGAGATCACCGCGATCGCCGACTCGACGACCGTCATCCGCGACGGGCAGACGGTCGAAACGCTCGACATGAGTTCCGGCGAGGTGACCCAGGAACGAATCATCCGCGGCATGGTGGGTCGCGATCTGGAGAGCTACTACCCCGACCGGGTCTCGACACCGGGCGCGGAGGTGCTCCGGATCGAGGGGTGGACGGTGCGGCACCCCGTTCAGGACCGCAGGGTGGTCGACGGGGCCAGCCTGAACGTCCGGGCCGGTGAGGTCGTCGGCATCGCCGGGCTGATGGGGGCCGGCCGGACCGAGCTCGCCATGAGCGTGTTCGGCCGCTCGTACGGACGCGACATCACTGGCCGGTTGTTCGTGCACGGCACGGAGGTCAAGGCCGGGACCGTCGCGGAAGCGATCGAAAACGGCATCGCGTACGCCACGGAGGACCGCAAGCGTTACGGGCTCAACCTCATCGAGGACGTGTGCCGCAACATCTCGGCGGCGGCGCTCGGCAAGCTCGCCCGCGCGGGACTGGTGAACGGCAACGAGGAGATCAAGGTTGCCGAGCGGAGTCGGCGCGACATGAACATCAAGACGCCGAGCGTGATGACCGCGGCCGGGAAGCTCTCCGGCGGCAACCAGCAGAAGGTCGTCCTGTCGAAGTGGCTGTTCACCGACCCGGACGTGCTGATCCTCGATGAGCCGACACGCGGCATCGACGTCGGCGCGAAGTTCGAAATATATACGATCATCAACCAGCTTGTGGCCGACGGAAAAGCGGTCATCCTCATCTCGTCCGAGCTGCCCGAGCTGCTCGGGATGTGTGACCGCATCTACACGCTCTCTGCTGGCCGCATCACCGGAGAGCTGCCGGTGGGCGAGGCAACCCAGGAGAACCTCATGGAGCTCATGACGAAGGAGAAGGAGCTCGCCGGATGA
- the mmsB gene encoding multiple monosaccharide ABC transporter permease produces the protein MTSTKEPVAPDRLSSQSSSAVALHTGTSDPRTLIMRNLRQSGIYVAFVVIVALFAILTDGVSLSPGNITNIVLQYSYILVLAIGMVIVIIGGHIDLSVGSVVALTGAVSAVVVIQQGHPWWLGILAALAVGIAVGAWHGFWVAYAGIPAFIVTLAGMLLFRGLTLRVLGNISLSPFPAEYQQVAAGFLNGLIGGDGYDAFTLLIGAVAAAGYAVSGFRTRVARVRYDQPVESFPLFVARVLLVGAVIMYFAWQLAHARGLPIVLIVLAVLVLVYALLTRRTVFGRQVYAIGGNLSAAMLSGVKVRKVNFWMFVNMGFLAAVAGVIYSSRSNGAQPAAGNMFELDAIAAAFIGGAAVTGGVGTVVGAMVGGLIMAVMSNGMQLMGVDQSIQSVVKGLVLLLAVAFDVYNKRRAGATR, from the coding sequence ATGACAAGCACCAAGGAACCCGTCGCGCCGGACCGCCTGTCGTCCCAGAGTTCGTCGGCCGTCGCGTTGCACACCGGGACCAGCGACCCGCGTACGCTGATCATGCGCAACCTGCGACAGAGCGGCATCTACGTGGCCTTCGTGGTCATCGTCGCGCTCTTCGCGATCCTGACCGACGGTGTCTCGTTGAGCCCCGGGAACATCACGAACATCGTCCTGCAGTACTCATACATTCTGGTGCTGGCGATCGGCATGGTCATCGTGATCATCGGCGGCCACATCGATCTGTCGGTGGGATCGGTGGTGGCGCTGACCGGTGCGGTCTCCGCCGTCGTGGTGATCCAGCAGGGCCACCCGTGGTGGCTCGGGATCCTGGCCGCGCTGGCCGTGGGCATCGCGGTCGGCGCCTGGCACGGCTTCTGGGTGGCGTACGCCGGTATCCCGGCCTTCATCGTCACCCTGGCCGGCATGCTCCTGTTCCGCGGTCTCACCCTGCGGGTGCTCGGCAACATCTCGCTGTCACCGTTCCCGGCCGAATACCAGCAGGTCGCCGCCGGCTTCTTGAACGGACTGATCGGCGGAGACGGCTACGACGCCTTCACCCTCCTCATCGGCGCCGTCGCGGCGGCGGGCTACGCGGTGAGCGGCTTCCGTACCCGCGTCGCGCGCGTCCGCTACGACCAGCCCGTCGAGTCGTTCCCGCTGTTCGTGGCCCGGGTGCTGCTGGTGGGGGCAGTGATCATGTACTTCGCCTGGCAGCTCGCCCACGCGCGCGGCCTGCCGATCGTTCTCATCGTTCTCGCGGTCCTTGTCCTCGTCTACGCCCTTCTCACCCGGCGCACGGTCTTCGGCCGTCAGGTCTACGCGATCGGCGGTAACCTCTCGGCGGCGATGCTGTCCGGGGTGAAGGTCCGTAAGGTGAACTTCTGGATGTTCGTCAACATGGGCTTCCTGGCGGCGGTGGCCGGCGTCATCTACTCCTCGCGGTCGAACGGTGCTCAGCCCGCCGCCGGCAACATGTTCGAGCTCGACGCCATCGCCGCGGCCTTCATCGGTGGCGCGGCGGTCACCGGCGGGGTCGGCACCGTGGTGGGCGCCATGGTCGGCGGCCTCATCATGGCGGTGATGAGCAACGGGATGCAGCTCATGGGCGTCGACCAGTCGATACAGTCAGTCGTGAAAGGCCTCGTGCTGCTCCTCGCCGTGGCATTCGACGTGTACAACAAGCGGCGCGCTGGAGCCACCCGCTGA
- a CDS encoding potassium transporter Kup produces MTEQANNEQPPGGGNGPTEDGGTASQTPLTGHPTAGRTAGLTLLLGALGVVYGDIGTSPLYALKTVFTLDRNLNPNTHDVFGVISLIFWTITLIVSIKYVIFILRADNDGEGGVMALAALAQRALRNAGGRRATAVLGLGALGAALFYGDSVITPAISVLSAIEGLEVSSPELAVVVLPIAGVILTLLFAFQRWGTGRVGTIFGPIMVLWFACLGVAGAAEVLRHPSILAGLSPTYAVLFIVHHPLIAFIAMGAVVLAITGAEALYADMGHFGRAPIRRAWFAIVFPALTLNYLGQGALILRAPDSRANPFFLLVPHWAQLPMVILATVATVIASQAVISGAFSVSREAMRLGFLPHLRIRQTSHREYGQIYSPGVNWSLFAAVLLVVFAFGSSTKLAAAYGVAVTGTFLITTTLVLVVARARWRWSTRRVVLFGVVFGSIELIFFTANLAKVSHGGWLTLLIAIVLFTILVTWRRGAALVTPRRTEREGPLADFIDALHAADIPRVPGTAVFPHPNKDTTPLALRANVAHNHVRHERIVLITGRTANVPHIPWDQRLTIDDLGDPNDGIIHITAVFGFQDPTDFPEVLRHAASHPLASGINLDQVSYFVSRITLRCTPHPGMAIWRKRLFIGLAHNAASHVEFLHLPEERTIVLSAEVPV; encoded by the coding sequence GTGACGGAGCAAGCCAACAACGAGCAGCCCCCGGGGGGCGGCAACGGGCCGACGGAGGACGGTGGAACAGCCTCCCAGACACCGCTGACGGGTCACCCCACGGCAGGCAGGACCGCGGGGCTGACGCTGCTGCTCGGCGCGTTGGGCGTGGTGTACGGCGACATCGGCACCAGCCCGCTGTACGCGCTGAAGACGGTCTTCACCCTCGACCGCAACCTGAACCCGAACACCCACGACGTGTTCGGCGTCATCTCGCTGATCTTCTGGACCATCACCCTGATCGTGTCGATCAAATATGTGATCTTCATTCTGCGGGCCGACAACGACGGCGAGGGCGGGGTGATGGCCCTGGCCGCTCTCGCCCAACGGGCGCTGCGCAACGCCGGTGGCCGACGCGCCACGGCGGTGTTGGGTCTCGGGGCGCTGGGCGCCGCCCTGTTCTACGGCGACAGCGTCATCACCCCGGCGATCTCGGTGCTGTCGGCGATCGAAGGTCTGGAGGTCAGCTCGCCGGAATTGGCGGTGGTGGTGCTGCCGATAGCCGGGGTCATCCTCACCCTGCTGTTTGCCTTCCAACGATGGGGCACCGGGCGGGTCGGAACGATATTCGGGCCGATCATGGTGCTCTGGTTCGCCTGCCTGGGCGTGGCCGGCGCGGCAGAGGTGCTCCGGCATCCGAGCATCCTGGCCGGGCTGTCACCGACATATGCGGTCCTGTTCATCGTGCACCATCCGCTCATCGCGTTCATCGCGATGGGCGCGGTGGTGCTGGCGATCACCGGCGCCGAGGCGCTCTACGCCGACATGGGTCACTTCGGCCGCGCCCCGATCCGCCGGGCCTGGTTCGCGATCGTGTTTCCCGCGTTGACCCTCAACTACCTCGGCCAGGGGGCGCTGATCCTCCGCGCACCGGACAGCCGGGCCAACCCGTTCTTCCTCCTGGTGCCGCACTGGGCGCAGCTGCCGATGGTCATCCTGGCCACCGTGGCCACCGTGATCGCGTCCCAGGCGGTGATCTCCGGGGCCTTCTCGGTATCCCGGGAGGCGATGCGGCTGGGTTTCCTGCCGCACCTGCGCATCCGGCAGACGTCCCACCGCGAGTACGGGCAGATCTACTCGCCCGGGGTGAACTGGAGCCTCTTCGCCGCAGTCCTTCTCGTGGTGTTCGCGTTCGGGTCCTCCACGAAACTCGCCGCCGCCTACGGAGTGGCGGTCACCGGCACATTCCTGATCACCACGACCCTGGTCCTCGTCGTCGCGAGGGCGCGGTGGCGCTGGTCCACCCGGCGCGTGGTGCTGTTCGGGGTCGTCTTCGGCAGCATCGAGCTGATCTTCTTCACCGCGAACCTGGCCAAGGTCAGCCACGGCGGCTGGTTGACGCTGCTCATCGCGATCGTCCTGTTCACGATCCTGGTGACCTGGCGGCGCGGAGCCGCGCTGGTCACCCCGCGACGCACCGAACGGGAAGGCCCACTGGCCGACTTCATCGACGCCCTGCACGCCGCAGACATCCCGCGAGTGCCGGGCACCGCCGTGTTCCCGCACCCGAACAAGGACACCACCCCGCTGGCACTGCGCGCGAACGTCGCGCACAACCACGTCCGGCACGAGCGGATCGTGCTCATCACCGGCCGCACCGCGAACGTCCCGCACATTCCCTGGGATCAGCGACTGACCATCGACGACCTCGGCGACCCGAACGACGGCATCATCCACATCACCGCCGTCTTCGGCTTCCAGGACCCCACCGACTTCCCCGAGGTCCTACGCCACGCCGCCAGCCATCCCCTCGCCAGCGGAATCAACCTTGATCAGGTCTCCTACTTCGTCTCGAGGATCACCCTCCGGTGCACCCCACATCCCGGAATGGCCATCTGGCGTAAACGTCTGTTCATCGGCCTGGCCCACAACGCGGCCAGTCATGTCGAGTTCCTTCACCTGCCCGAGGAACGGACCATCGTCCTCAGCGCCGAAGTTCCCGTCTGA
- a CDS encoding AAA family ATPase: MNRTEPLVELILDRLAADRVPDDTAEVVLAALSGEADLDAALAGEPTALELRGTAADEPRARIWLSSVTVAGFRGVGPERTLAIEPGPGLTVVVGRNGSGKSSFAEAVELALTGDSARWADRNSVWRTGWRNLHAGDQCRIAVELRVDGDATPTRVVRSWPAGAELGAAEVSVTSAHGSHTDLTELGLARPLELYRPFLSAAELGRLTAGTQSQLFDAISAILGLEAITDADGRLLAAARPIDAAINEVRAQRAGLAAILAEVPDDRARRAAVLLVTRPDLAALAAIVDEPDEPTAHKAVLLCRRLVTMQLPDADEVTRLAGHLREAAVDARRHDGGRSRASLRSAELLRLAIEHHDDVGDGQCPVCTTGRLDGDWWATAAASLGELRDRTLAAQAAAARLTALLQRAHHLIDDLDVPDGTAAGVPVDELHAATAALRLAPGGPEDLADHLTARYPAVLAAAPAVQAYAKDLLRRRDTGWQAVAGDLRAWIAAAKALPERERALARVKAARAWLRATGAQLRNQRVAPFAEHSQRMWAQLRQESNVELGAMTLQGANTRRQVAIPVSVDGADNGTALGVMSQGEMHALGLAAFLPRGCAPESPFRFIVVDDPVQSMDPAKVDGLARLLAELAEQRQVVVFTHDTRLPDALGRLALGAARIIEVTRAKRSVVTLRPGSVPVARYLDDAYAPRA; the protein is encoded by the coding sequence ATGAACCGCACCGAACCCCTGGTCGAGCTCATCCTCGATCGGCTCGCCGCCGACCGAGTACCCGATGACACCGCCGAGGTGGTCCTCGCCGCGCTCAGTGGCGAGGCTGACCTGGACGCGGCGCTGGCCGGCGAGCCCACCGCCCTAGAGCTGCGCGGCACCGCGGCGGATGAGCCGCGGGCGCGGATCTGGCTCTCGTCGGTCACCGTCGCCGGTTTCCGCGGCGTCGGCCCGGAGCGCACTCTGGCCATCGAGCCTGGCCCGGGGCTGACGGTGGTGGTCGGCCGTAACGGCTCCGGCAAGTCCAGCTTCGCTGAGGCGGTGGAGCTGGCCCTGACCGGGGACAGCGCCCGCTGGGCCGACCGCAACAGCGTGTGGCGTACCGGGTGGCGCAACCTGCACGCCGGTGACCAGTGCCGGATCGCCGTCGAACTGCGCGTCGACGGGGACGCTACGCCGACCCGGGTGGTCCGCTCGTGGCCCGCTGGCGCGGAGCTGGGCGCGGCCGAGGTGAGTGTCACCAGCGCGCACGGCAGCCACACGGACCTCACCGAGCTGGGGTTGGCCCGGCCGTTGGAGCTGTACCGACCGTTCCTGAGCGCCGCCGAGCTGGGCCGGCTCACCGCCGGCACGCAGAGCCAGCTGTTCGACGCGATCTCCGCGATCCTCGGCCTGGAGGCGATCACCGACGCCGACGGCCGGCTGCTGGCCGCCGCACGCCCGATCGACGCCGCCATCAACGAGGTACGCGCACAGCGCGCCGGCCTCGCCGCCATCCTCGCCGAGGTGCCGGACGACCGGGCGCGCCGCGCGGCGGTACTGCTCGTGACCCGCCCCGACCTGGCGGCGCTGGCCGCGATCGTCGACGAGCCGGACGAGCCGACCGCCCACAAGGCGGTGCTGCTGTGCCGGCGGCTGGTGACAATGCAGCTACCCGACGCTGACGAGGTGACCCGCCTCGCCGGGCATCTGCGGGAGGCTGCCGTCGACGCGCGCCGGCACGACGGCGGCCGGTCGCGGGCGTCGCTGCGCAGCGCCGAGCTGCTCCGGCTGGCCATCGAGCACCACGACGACGTCGGTGACGGGCAGTGTCCGGTCTGCACGACGGGTCGCCTCGACGGCGACTGGTGGGCCACCGCCGCCGCGTCCCTGGGCGAGCTGCGTGACCGTACGCTCGCCGCGCAGGCCGCCGCCGCCCGGTTGACCGCGCTGCTGCAGCGGGCGCACCACCTGATCGACGACCTGGACGTGCCCGACGGCACCGCCGCCGGCGTGCCAGTCGACGAGTTGCACGCCGCCACGGCGGCGCTGCGGCTGGCACCGGGCGGGCCGGAGGACCTGGCCGACCACCTGACCGCCCGTTACCCGGCGGTGCTCGCGGCGGCGCCGGCCGTGCAGGCGTACGCGAAGGATCTGCTGCGCCGGCGTGACACCGGCTGGCAGGCGGTGGCCGGCGACCTGCGGGCCTGGATCGCGGCGGCCAAGGCCCTGCCGGAGCGGGAACGCGCCCTGGCCCGGGTGAAGGCCGCGCGGGCGTGGTTGCGGGCGACCGGGGCGCAGCTGCGCAACCAGCGGGTGGCACCGTTCGCGGAGCACTCGCAGCGGATGTGGGCGCAGCTGCGACAGGAGAGCAACGTCGAGCTGGGTGCGATGACCCTGCAGGGTGCGAACACCCGGCGGCAGGTGGCGATCCCGGTCAGCGTGGACGGCGCCGACAACGGCACCGCGCTGGGCGTGATGAGCCAGGGCGAGATGCACGCCCTGGGGTTGGCGGCGTTCCTGCCGCGCGGCTGCGCGCCGGAGAGTCCGTTCCGGTTCATCGTGGTCGACGACCCGGTGCAGAGCATGGATCCGGCGAAGGTGGACGGGTTGGCGCGGCTGCTCGCCGAGCTGGCCGAACAGCGGCAGGTGGTGGTGTTCACTCACGACACCCGGCTGCCCGACGCGCTCGGCCGGCTCGCCCTCGGTGCCGCCCGCATCATCGAGGTGACCCGGGCCAAGCGGTCGGTGGTGACCCTGCGGCCGGGCTCCGTTCCGGTGGCCCGCTACCTGGACGACGCGTATGCCCCTCGCGCGTAA
- a CDS encoding DUF4352 domain-containing protein, giving the protein MRKTTTLALIATALVALGCGAGSTDEGTGSKADAGGAKGNDKPKTTKIGQPARDGKFEFTVKSSKCGVAKIGNDMLGAKAQGQFCLVTINVKNIGKESQMFDGSSQKAYAADGTEYSSDSSAALYANKNAETFLNDINPGNQVTGVVVFDIPKNVKLAKLELHDSLFSGGVTVSLA; this is encoded by the coding sequence ATGCGCAAGACCACAACCCTCGCCCTGATCGCCACCGCCCTCGTCGCGCTGGGCTGCGGCGCCGGCAGCACCGACGAGGGCACCGGCAGCAAGGCCGACGCCGGCGGCGCCAAGGGCAACGACAAGCCGAAGACCACGAAGATCGGCCAGCCCGCCCGCGATGGGAAGTTCGAGTTCACGGTGAAGTCGTCGAAGTGCGGCGTCGCCAAGATCGGCAACGACATGCTGGGCGCGAAGGCGCAGGGCCAGTTCTGCCTGGTCACCATCAACGTCAAGAACATCGGCAAGGAGTCGCAGATGTTCGACGGCAGCAGCCAAAAGGCGTACGCCGCCGACGGCACCGAGTACTCGTCGGACAGCAGCGCCGCGCTCTACGCCAACAAGAACGCCGAGACGTTCCTCAACGACATCAACCCCGGCAACCAGGTCACCGGCGTCGTCGTCTTCGACATCCCGAAGAACGTCAAGCTCGCCAAGCTCGAGCTCCACGACTCGCTGTTCTCCGGCGGCGTGACGGTCTCCCTCGCCTGA
- a CDS encoding N-6 DNA methylase, with the protein MQETPTITAAEIARLAGVGRAAVSNWRKRHVDFPAPVGGTAASPEFDLTQVEQWLRAQGKLPELATAERLWRRLAAASESPAAGLAAVGALLLARQRGQRPRRPADPHLKPLLPDIDALADELGPQGAFDELWQRFSAPGPGRPFATPDDLADLMVELAGVGGGSVLDPAAGSGATLRAAVRSGCTSAYGQELDEDLARLAGLWLALREVPGEVCTGDSLRADAFAGRTFDAIVCHPPFGVTNWGDEELVHDPRWIVGTTPRTEPELAWAQHALAHLRVGGHAVLLMPPTVASRRAGRRIRAELLRRGALRAVIALPPGAAAPHGVPLHLWVLRRPAPDAPPPARALLVDAAGADLTETGPRILAAWRAFTVAPEAEVEEAGFARAVPVIELLDEEVDLTPARRQPAVEGKATGEHLVRTRERLAAIVGDLPALMPQVTPAPEGPDGEFLSVGELARAGALQLIGPIRAASAEGGEPSAGGPPVLTVQDVLSGEGPSGRDDGRLGQEIPLAVGDVVVPMIARQLTARVVTTEGALLGRNLYLLRPNPAALDPWFLAGQLRTSANEKQASSLSGTLRFDIRRAQVRRLSLDEQRAHGEAFQRLDAFEAAMRQAASLGAELVQLTADGLARGAVRPDGESR; encoded by the coding sequence GTGCAGGAGACACCGACCATCACGGCGGCGGAGATCGCCCGGCTCGCCGGGGTCGGTCGCGCCGCAGTCAGCAACTGGCGCAAGCGACACGTCGACTTTCCCGCCCCGGTAGGCGGCACCGCGGCCAGCCCGGAGTTCGACCTGACCCAGGTCGAGCAGTGGCTCCGCGCCCAGGGCAAGCTCCCCGAGCTGGCCACCGCCGAGCGGCTGTGGCGACGCCTCGCCGCGGCCAGCGAATCCCCGGCCGCCGGCCTTGCCGCCGTCGGCGCCCTGCTGCTGGCCCGGCAACGCGGCCAACGCCCCCGCCGACCAGCCGACCCGCACCTCAAACCGCTGCTACCCGACATCGACGCGCTCGCCGACGAACTCGGCCCGCAGGGCGCCTTCGACGAGCTGTGGCAACGCTTCTCCGCACCCGGACCCGGCCGCCCGTTCGCCACCCCCGACGACCTTGCCGACCTCATGGTCGAGCTCGCGGGCGTCGGCGGCGGCTCCGTCCTGGACCCCGCCGCCGGCTCCGGCGCCACCCTGCGGGCCGCCGTCCGCTCCGGCTGCACCTCGGCCTACGGGCAGGAACTCGACGAGGATCTCGCCCGGCTCGCCGGACTGTGGCTGGCCCTACGGGAGGTGCCGGGGGAGGTCTGCACCGGCGACTCGCTGCGCGCCGACGCGTTCGCCGGCCGCACCTTCGACGCGATCGTCTGCCACCCACCGTTCGGCGTCACCAACTGGGGCGATGAGGAACTCGTCCATGACCCACGCTGGATCGTCGGCACCACACCACGTACCGAACCGGAACTCGCCTGGGCCCAGCACGCCCTGGCCCACCTGCGGGTCGGCGGGCACGCCGTACTGCTGATGCCGCCCACCGTTGCCAGTCGCCGCGCCGGCCGACGCATCCGCGCCGAACTGCTGCGCCGTGGTGCCCTGCGCGCCGTCATCGCGCTCCCGCCCGGGGCCGCCGCGCCGCACGGCGTACCGCTGCACCTGTGGGTGTTGCGGCGGCCCGCGCCCGACGCGCCGCCACCGGCGCGGGCGCTGCTGGTCGACGCCGCAGGCGCCGACCTGACCGAGACGGGTCCGCGGATCCTCGCCGCGTGGCGGGCCTTCACCGTCGCCCCCGAGGCCGAGGTCGAGGAGGCCGGCTTCGCCCGCGCGGTCCCGGTGATCGAACTGCTCGACGAGGAGGTCGACCTCACCCCCGCGCGCCGGCAACCCGCCGTCGAGGGCAAGGCCACCGGAGAGCATCTGGTACGCACCAGAGAGCGTCTGGCCGCCATCGTGGGCGACCTGCCGGCGCTGATGCCGCAGGTCACGCCCGCGCCCGAGGGGCCGGACGGGGAGTTCCTGTCGGTGGGGGAGTTGGCCCGGGCCGGTGCGCTGCAACTGATCGGCCCCATCCGGGCCGCGTCAGCCGAGGGCGGCGAACCGTCAGCGGGCGGGCCGCCGGTACTGACCGTGCAGGATGTGCTGAGCGGTGAAGGCCCTTCCGGGCGGGACGACGGCCGGCTCGGGCAGGAAATCCCGCTCGCGGTTGGGGACGTGGTCGTGCCGATGATCGCCCGGCAGCTCACCGCGCGGGTGGTCACGACCGAGGGGGCGCTACTCGGGCGCAACCTCTACCTGCTGCGGCCCAATCCGGCCGCGCTGGACCCGTGGTTCCTCGCCGGGCAGCTGCGGACGTCGGCGAACGAGAAGCAGGCGTCGAGCCTGTCGGGGACGCTGCGCTTCGACATCCGGCGGGCGCAGGTGCGGCGGCTGTCGCTGGACGAGCAGCGGGCGCACGGTGAGGCGTTCCAGCGGCTGGACGCGTTTGAGGCCGCGATGCGGCAGGCAGCATCGCTCGGCGCGGAACTGGTTCAGCTCACCGCCGACGGGCTGGCCCGCGGCGCAGTCCGCCCTGACGGGGAGTCGCGGTGA